A genomic window from Salvia miltiorrhiza cultivar Shanhuang (shh) chromosome 5, IMPLAD_Smil_shh, whole genome shotgun sequence includes:
- the LOC131024694 gene encoding uncharacterized protein LOC131024694: protein MSTTNLTLSVPEPIKIENCEYEIEKIEREKNMKMETGNLVRERDLLKKEINFLEKTQNYTELEKRSLEEKLERRHEELDKRILQMEEKIKKFRQKKLNLNEKLDRSRRKCEELQHRNVETTQANDELRVKKMESDKAAQLYRSRLDDLELRMLKVEAAQAKTLNVNHANFVGAMDKSAAEDENLNMPDSVENGKVKAEAGNGDAMPPQVCVISDVDSGPSEGIRLSKKGGRNMAYSGIKEDGANVVFPYPGSRPADISAVAESKGSVQGHESKRFEVRGASYLGFRCECNLKIIDVIKTNLHKENLEIFEQMCFGNLLKINVLKFQGQLLKLLLLNMDTIASKKGKLVFKINNTNMEFGPREFVLITGLRFGKLEATRASSSIHKDVFLGRPRIVLKDVKEALLNVSRDHEGRGELTLKLALIYFLYGILFALDYKKHIDVQYLHLVDDLLKFDAFPWGRVAYDFLVLVILSAQPCMGGPKVTMLRMQGFSFALQVWAYEVMPSLARYCAARENKFENLTTWILHWSATKRIHFNDLKIFFALGDEVLQTAQASPEQQNIKVEQQEPSASRDSIPQEERRSLGEDVLGSSLKKSGHPIPDTNYDDLPRNESPEVEDEEAVKKPTPTRHKTFDPNTVSTNKLQSLAETERTRALFALAFDNPALDMPHLLWKTCSEFEISEAEYERSKTIYEMLLERTKRLKLWISYAQFEAFAMIKVVDLADKRKCVERARDVFERGLSYFRRNERGKGNAFGRVVGHGKQVW from the exons ATGTCAACGACTAATCTGACATTATCGGTTCCAGAACCAATCAAAATTGAAAACTGTgaatatgaaattgaaaaaatagagCGGGAGAAGAACATGAAGATGGAAACTGGAAACCTTGTGAGAGAACGTGATTTGTTGAAGAAAGAGATCAATTTCCTGGAGAAAACTCAGAACTACACGGAGTTAGAGAAACGTAGTTTGGAGGAGAAGCTGGAAAGGAGACATGAGGAGTTGGATAAAAGGATTCTCCAAATGGAGGAGAAGATTAAGAAATTTAGACAGAAGAAGTTGAATCTTAATGAGAAGCTGGATAGGAGTCGTAGAAAATGTGAGGAATTGCAGCACAGAAATGTTGAGACTACTCAGGCTAATGATGAGTTGAGAGTGAAGAAAATGGAGTCCGATAAGGCTGCCCAACTTTACAGAAGTAGACTTGATGATTTAGAACTGAGGATGTTGAAGGTGGAAGCAGCACAGGCCAAAACATTGAATGTGAATCATGCCAACTTTGTAGGTGCCATGGACAAGTCTGCTGCGGAGGATGAAAATCTGAACATGCCAGATTCTGTTGAAAATGGGAAGGTGAAGGCTGAGGCAGGAAATGGGGATGCCATGCCACCTCAAGTTTGTGTGATTTCTGATGTTGATTCTGGTCCAAGTGAAGGCATTAGATTGTCAAAGAAAG GTGGTAGAAACATGGCTTATTCTGGGATAAAAGAGGATGGGGCAAATGTGGTTTTTCCTTATCCTGGTTCAAGACCTGCTGATATATCTGCTGTAGCTGAAAGTAAAGGTTCTGTCCAAGGTCATGAAAGCAAAAGGTTTGAGGTTAGAG GTGCTAGTTATCTGGGATTCCGTTGTGAATGTAATCTTAAGATAATAGATGTAATTAAAACCAATCTACATAAGGAAAATTTGGAAATATTTGAACAAATGTGCTTCGGTAATCTGCTGAAGATCAATGTACTCAAATTTCAAGGACAGCTGCTAAAGCTGTTGTTGCTGAACATGGACACGATAGCCTCCAAAAAGGGGAAGCTTGTTTTCAAAATTAACAACACTAACATGGAATTCGGACCTCGTGAGTTTGTTCTCATCACAGGGCTCCGTTTTGGCAAATTGGAAGCAACAAGAGCATCTTCGTCTATTCACAAGGATGTTTTTCTGGGTAGGCCAAGGATTGTGCTGAAGGATGTTAAAGAAGCCTTACTTAATGTTAGTCGTGATCATGAGGGCAGAGGAGAATTAACGTTGAAGTTGGCCTTGATCTATTTCCTTTACGGAATTTTGTTTGCTTTAGACTACAAGAAACATATTGACGTGCAGTATCTTCATTTAGTTGACGATTTGCTGAAGTTTGACGCATTTCCTTGGGGTCGGGTTGCATATGATTTCCTTGTTTTGGTCATACTGTCAGCCCAACCCTGCATGGGTGGTCCCAAAGTGACAATGCTCCGCATGCAAGGCTTCAGCTTTGCTCTCCAGGTTTGGGCTTATGAGGTGATGCCTTCTTTAGCTAGATATTGTGCAGCTCGTGAAAATAAGTTTGAGAACCTAACGACATGGATCTTGCATTGGTCTGCAACAAAAAGAATCCATTTCAACGATCTCAAAATTTTCTTCGCACTTGGTGATGAA GTGTTGCAAACTGCCCAGGCTTCTCCGGAGCAgcaaaatataaaggtggagcAGCAAGAGCCATCAGCATCGAGGGACAGTATTCCTCAG GAAGAGAGACGATCACTGGGTGAGGATGTCCTGGGATCGTCACTAAAAAAATCTGGTCATCCTATTCCGGATACTAACTATGATGACCTTCCCAGAAATGAATCTCCTGAGGTAGAAGACGAAGAGGCCGTGAAGAAGCCAACTCCAACTAGGCATAAGACATTTGATCCTAATACCGTCTCCACGAACAAGTTGCAGAGCTTGGCAGAAACTGAACGAACCAGAGCTCTCTTTGCTCTTGCATTTGACAACCCTGCTCTAGATATGCCACATCTATTATGGAAG ACATGTAGCGAGTTTGAAATATCTGAAGCTGAATATGAAAGAAGTAAAACGATTTATGAGATGCTTCTGGAGCGAACAAAACGGTTGAAGTTGTGGATCAGTTATGCCCAGTTTGAGGCATTTGCTATGATAAAGGTCGTTGACTTGGCTGATAAGAGAAAATGCGTTGAGCGAGCAAGAG ATGTGTTTGAAAGGGGGCTTAGCTATTTCAGAAGAAATGAAAGAGGAAAGGGCAACGCTTTTGGAAGAGTGGTTGGACATGGAAAACAGGTTTGGTGA
- the LOC131025976 gene encoding uncharacterized protein LOC131025976, which produces MARRKDLSTFERAAIIQFLLEDSKKGKPSRGKIAAAITKWSSSRSTINRVWAAAKKQIQQGEVISSISRKIHRPRQKRVQLDLQLIASLDLSKRSTIRRLACGIQCSKSTVGRWIKLGLIKAHSNAIKPDLTAPNKLLRLQFSLEALEYDRIMRSVTFKNMHNTIHIDEKWFYITKSNQRFYLTPAETEPHRTCKSKKFITKVMFMCAVCRPIFGPDGECLFDGKIGIFPFTELVPAKRKSKNREAGTMEWKPIQSITKEVVKDCLINKIIPAIKAKWPSFASKVIYIQQDNARPHIKDNDPDFRVAASSDGFDIHLVHQPPNSPDTNINDLGWFRAIQSLQTESVCNNVADLLMAVQNSYQQLSAQTLNKVFLSLQSCMIEILKVKGQNCYKIPHLKKDALIRQDMLPLNLEVDSRLVRECIAYLIEQGSINGSESFLLQLPIGMIGGTTEGLTCSMQQLQIQGGSGAF; this is translated from the exons ATGGCTAGGAGAAAAGATCTCTCTACATTTGAGAGAGCAGCCATAATCCAGTTCCTCCTTGAGGACAGCAAGAAGGGGAAGCCTTCTAGGGGGAAGATTGCAGCAGCTATTACAAAATGGAGCAGCTCACGAAGCACTATCAATCGGGTTTGGGCAGCTGCAAAAAAGCAAATACAGCAGGGTGAGGTAATAAGTTCCATTAGTCGAAAAATACATAGACCAAGGCAGAAAAGAGTGCAATTAGATTTACAGTTAATTGCTAGCTTAGACTTGTCCAAAAGATCTACCATTCGGAGGCTTGCATGTGGTATCCAATGTAGCAAAAGTACTGTGGGAAGATGGATTAAGTTAGGGCTGATCAAAGCTCATTCAAATGCCATAAAACCCGATCTTACCGCTCCTAACAAGTTGCTTAGGCTACAGTTTTCATTAGAGGCCCTAGAGTATGATAGGATTATGAGGAGTGTGACATTTAAAAATATGCACAACACAATCCACattgatgagaaatggttctACATAACCAAGTCCAACCAAAGGTTTTACTTAACCCCTGCAGAGACCGAGCCTCATAGAACCTGTAAAAGCAAAAAATTCATCACCAAGGTGATGTTTATGTGTGCAGTGTGTAGGCCTATCTTTGGCCCTGATGGAGAATgcctatttgatggaaaaataGGCATTTTTCCATTTACTGAACTGGTACCAGCAAAGAGGAAGAGTAAGAACAGGGAGGCAGGCACAATGGAGTGGAAACCCATTCAAAGTATCACCAAAGAAGTGGTGAAGGATTGCCTTATTAACAAG ATTATACCTGCTATAAAGGCAAAGTGGCCAAGTTTTGCTAGCAAAGTCATCTACATACAACAGGATAATGCGCGGCCACACATTAAAGACAATGACCCTGATTTCAGGGTAGCTGCCTCTAGTGATGGCTTTGACATACACCTGGTGCATCAACCACCAAACTCACCCGACACCAACATAAATGATTTGGGGTGGTTCAGGGCCATACAATCGCTGCAAACTGAATCAGTTTGCAACAATGTGGCTGACTTACTTATGGCTGTTCAAAATTCATATCAACAGTTAAGTGCACAAACCTTGAATAAGGTTTTTCTTAGCCTACAAAGTTGCATGATTGAGATACTCAAGGTCAAAGGTCAAAACTGCTACAAAATTCCACATTTGAAGAAGGATGCCTTGATTAGGCAGGATATGCTTCCTTTAAACCTTGAAGTTGATTCAAGGCTTGTTAGGGAATGCATAGCCTACCTAATTGAGCAGGGGAGCATTAATGGGAGTGAAAGTTTCTTATTGCAGCTGCCTATAGGCATGATTGGAGGCACAACTGAGGGGCTGACTTGTAGCATGCAGCAGCTACAAATTCAAGGGGGCAGTGGTGcattttga